A part of Antechinus flavipes isolate AdamAnt ecotype Samford, QLD, Australia chromosome 6, AdamAnt_v2, whole genome shotgun sequence genomic DNA contains:
- the LOC127541735 gene encoding basic proline-rich protein-like gives MPVVSVCVAGPHQAGQGGGGSRPPKGQHPAQESRGSRAPALWGRGGKEQERVPPPEPSSPEPNSPGRPRTGELAPSPEPSGPEPNSPGRPRTGELAPSPEPSSPEPNSPGRPRTGELAPSPEPSGPEPNSPGREQGNWLPAPNRAAPNRTSWGAPEQGNWLPAPNRAAPNRTARGAPEQGNWLPAPNRAAPNRAARGLVSGETGSQPRTQRPASSRGSEVGPESCLLGTTAPASAPPPHNRFPSESGRGPRSPSTSAAPPGRSLPQDCPAASTGGAPWSRYGRGCPRGGAATYLGPELRCLPPQAASPRRPREMEGHGRDGPGGIRPRRACETSEPPPAQALRGKPSTPSDPPGLEATPAPSPPPAFRRKPIRQLGFAGEGRDASGGGAVEPPPLGTGGTVRVGRGQPPCVLGEHFSRTREWALEAGGPPRERATGDRGPSRGPSLDPFPEDSVSGSETEERSLHHPDAGRGGACGGGRARGQDVHPSPASEHRQRTIGLSPPERATRLLCPRAIAGRVRKRPLSPGAKMGPTAAPHGRHGRYACQQVPAPLASSAAAPPPPVLGRGGRLCSRDSRSPPHAARNE, from the exons ATGCCTGTGGTGAGCGTCTGCGTGGCTGGGCCCCACCAGGCCGGGCAGGGGGGAGGGGGCTCCAGGCCCCCGAAAGGGCAGCACCCAGCCCAGGAGAGCCGGGGGTCACGGGCTCCCGCCCTTTGGGGAAGAGGCGGGAAGGAGCAGGAGCGGGTCCCACC CCCCGAACCGAGCAGCCCCGAACCGAACAGCCCGGGGCGCCCCCGAACAGGGGAACTGGCTCCCAGCCCCGAACCGAGCGGCCCCGAACCGAACAGCCCGGGGCGCCCCCGAACAGGGGAACTGGCTCCCAGCCCCGAACCGAGCAGCCCCGAACCGAACAGCCCGGGGCGCCCCCGAACAGGGGAACTGGCTCCCAGCCCCGAACCGAGCGGCCCCGAACCGAACAGCCCGGGGCGCGAACAGGGGAACTGGCTCCCAGCCCCGAACCGAGCAGCCCCGAACCGAACATCCTGGGGCGCCCCCGAACAGGGGAACTGGCTCCCAGCCCCGAACCGAGCAGCCCCGAACCGAACAGCCCGGGGCGCCCCCGAACAGGGGAATTGGCTCCCAGCCCCGAACCGAGCAGCCCCGAACCGAGCGGCCCGGGGCCTCGTGAGCGGGGAAACTGGCTCCCAGCCCCGAACCCAGCGCCCGGCATCCAGCCGAGGCTCCGAAGTGGGGCCCGAGTCCTGCCTTCTCGGGACCACGGCCCCAGCGAGCGCCCCGCCTCCCCACAACCGCTTTCCCTCGGAGTCTGGCCGGGGTCCCCGCTCCCCATCTACGTCTGCTGCTCCTCCCGGCCGGTCCCTCCCCCAGGACTGCCCCGCTGCCAGCACAGGGGGCGCGCCCTGGAGCAGGTACGGGAGGGGCTGCCCAAGGGGGGGCGCAGCCACTTACCTCGGCCCGGAGCTCCGCTGCCTCCCGCCCCAAGCAGCCTCCCCACGGAGGCCGCGAGAGATGGAGGGCCACGGACGGGACGGGCCGGGCGGGATCCGACCGAGGCGAGCCTGCGAAACGTCAGAGCCGCCGCCTGCTCAGGCTCTCCGGGGAAAGCCGAGCACCCCTTCGGATCCCCCGGGCCTGGAGGCCACCCCCGCCCCCAGCCCACCCCCTGCCTTCCGTCGGAAGCCAATTAGGCAGCTGGGATTCGCAGGGGAGGGGCGGGACGCGAGTGGGGGAGGGGCGGTGGAGCCCCCCCCTCTGGGAACGGGGGGCACTGTGCGTGTTGGGAGGGGGCAGCCACCATGTGTGTTGGGGGAACACTTTTCTCGCACCCGCGAATGGGCGCTGGAGGCAGGGGGACCGCCGCGAGAACGAGCCACGGGGGATCGGGGTCCTTCTCGAGGTCCTTCTCTCGATCCCTTCCCTGAGGACTCCGTTTCGGGCTCGGAGACGGAGGAGCGAAGTCTCCACCACCCCGACGCGGGACGGGGCGGGGCTTGTGGAGGGGGGCGGGCCCGAGGTCAGGATGTCCATCCATCCCCCGCCTCCGAGCACCGACAGAGGACTATCGGGCTGTCGCCGCCAGAACGGGCCACGCGCTTGCTTTGCCCCCGAGCGATCGCCGGCAGGGTCAGAAAACGTCCCCTAAGTCCTGGGGCCAAAATGGGCCCCACTGCTGCCCCCCACGGGCGCCATGGGCGTTACGCATGCCAACAAGTTCCAGCCCCGCTCGCGTCCTCAGCGGCGGCGCCTCCACCACCCGTCCTGGGCCGGGGTGGCCGCCTCTGCTCCAGGGACTCGCGGAGCCCACCCCACGCAGCCCGGAACGAATGA
- the POLR2L gene encoding DNA-directed RNA polymerases I, II, and III subunit RPABC5 encodes MIIPVRCFTCGKIVGNKWEAYLGLLQAEYTEGDALDALGLKRYCCRRMLLAHVDLIEKLLNYAPLEK; translated from the exons atgATCATCCCGGTGCGCTGCTTCACGTGCGGCAAGATCGTGGGCAACAAGTGGGAGGCTTACCTGGGGCTGCTGCAGGCCGAGTACACCGAAGG GGACGCCCTGGACGCGCTGGGCCTGAAGCGCTACTGCTGCCGTCGGATGCTGCTGGCCCACGTGGACCTGATAGAGAAGCTGCTCAACTACGCGCCGCTGGAGAAGTGA
- the CD151 gene encoding CD151 antigen, with translation MGEYNEKKETCGTICLKYLLFTFNCCFWLAGLFVMAVGIWTLALKSDYISLLASSTYLAIAYILVVAGAVVMVTGILGCCATFKERRNLLRLYFILLLIIFLLEVIAGILAYVYYQQLSSELKDTLKDTMVQKYHQPGQEGVTTAVDKLQQEFKCCGSNNSRDWAESAWIRSGEAGGRKFPDSCCKTVVEGCGQRDHASNIYKVEGGCISKLEKFIQEHLKIIGAVGLGIACVQIFGMIFTCCLYKSLKLEHY, from the exons ATGGGCGAATATAACGAGAAGAAGGAGACATGCGGGACCATCTGCCTGAAGTACCTGCTCTTTACCTTCAACTGCTGCTTCTGG CTGGCCGGCCTCTTCGTCATGGCCGTGGGCATCTGGACCCTGGCCCTCAAGAGTGACTACATCAGCCTCCTGGCCTCCAGCACTTACCTGGCCATCGCCTACATCCTGGTCGTGGCCGGGGCCGTGGTCATGGTGACGGGCATCCTGGGATGCTGCGCCACCTTCAAGGAGCGGAGGAACCTGCTTCGGCTG TacttcatcctgctgctcattatCTTCCTGCTCGAGGTCATTGCGGGCATCCTGGCTTACGTCTACTACCAGCAG CTGAGCTCCGAGCTGAAGGACACCCTCAAGGACACCATGGTCCAGAAGTACCACCAGCCCGGCCAGGAGGGAGTGACCACGGCGGTGGACAAGCTGCAGCAGGAG TTCAAGTGCTGCGGGAGCAACAACTCCCGGGACTGGGCCGAGAGCGCGTGGATCCGCTCGGGAGAGGCCGGAGGCCGCAAGTTCCCCGACAGCTGCTGCAAGACCGTGGTGGAGGGCTGCGGCCAGCGGGACCACGCCTCCAACATCTACAAAGTGGAG GGCGGCTGCATCAGCAAACTGGAGAAGTTCATTCAGGAGCACCTGAAGATCATTGGGGCCGTGGGCCTGGGCATTGCCTGTGTGCAG aTCTTCGGGATGATTTTCACCTGCTGCCTGTACAAAAGCCTCAAGCTGGAGCATTACTAG
- the CRACR2B gene encoding EF-hand calcium-binding domain-containing protein 4A isoform X2 gives MAGLGGAQEGDDPPGEAPHPPGAESGGDPGEMLEKARELFFLCDKEAKGFITKADLQRLQNELPLTREQLESVFESLDRGHAGFLTPREFSMGLGAFVGAEMPGSAPHSGPQEETFESGWLPGSGAPEEEEAAAEEDGFGATMEQLGAAPVLAERESDHEKEVRCLYEEMEQQICAERERLQNQDSSRQDRLSHILQELQNRDQELDRASRGQRELEQQLQQRTSERLEMQVQNAQLWLANEELRTQLEQSRAQLEQSRAQLEAAQEQLLQLQVEAQAEKEQKHRDVVIVSRNMQKEKHSLLRQLELLRDLNRRLRDERDAFDARKLVSGRRRKAPTPPARLPLGTCCGGCGCSQRALTTGP, from the exons ATGGCCGGCCTGGGGGGGGCCCAAGAAGGAGACGACCCCCCTGGGGAGGCCCCCCACCCCCCGGGCGCGGAATCCGGGGGAGACCCCGGGGAAATGCTGGAGAAGGCCCGGGAGCTTTTCTTCCTCTGCGACAAGGAAGCCAAGGGCTTCATCACCAAGGCGGACCTGCAG AGGCTCCAGAACGAGCTTCCCCTGACCCGGGAGCAGCTGGAGTCCGTGTTTGAGAGCCTGGACCGCGGGCACGCGGGCTTCCTGACCCCCCGAGAATTCAGCATGGGCTTGG GAGCGTTTGTGGGAGCGGAGATGCCGGGGAGCGCCCCCCACTCGGGGCCCCAGGAGGAGACCTTTGAGTCGGGCTGGCTCCCGGGGTCCGGGGCcccagaggaggaggaggccgCTGCCGAGGAGGACGGCTTTGGGGCCACCATGGAACAGCTGGGGGCCGCCCCCGTCCTGGCCGA GCGAGAGAGCGACCACGAGAAGGAAGTGCGGTGTTTGTATGAAGAAATGGAGCAGCAGATCTGCGCCGAACGGGAGCGGCTGCAAAACCAG GACTCCTCCCGTCAGGACCGGCTCAGTCACATCCTGCAGGAACTGCAGAATCGAGACCAGGAGCTAGATCGGGCCAGCCGAGGCCAGAGAGAG CTAgagcagcagctgcagcagcgGACCTCGGAGCGGCTGGAGATGCAGGTGCAGAACGCCCAGCTCTGGCTGGCCAATGAGGAGCTCCGGACCCAGCTGGAGCAGAGCCGGGCCCAACTGGAGCAGAGTCGGGCCCAGCTGGAGGCGGCTCAGGAGCAGCTGCTGCAGCTGCAAGTGGAAGCCCAGGCTGAGAAGGAGCAGAAGCACAG GGATGTGGTCATTGTGTCTAGGAACATGCAGAAGGAGAAACACAGCCTCCTCCGGCAACTGGAGCTCCTGAG GGACCTGAACAGGAGGCTGCGGGATGAGAGAGATGCCTTTGACGCCAGGAAGCTGGTTAGTGGGCGGAGGAGGAAGGCTCCAACTCCTCCTGCCCGGCTCCCCCTGGGCACCTGCTGCGGCGGCTGTGGGTGCTCCCAAAGGGCCCTCACCACCGGGCCCTGA
- the CRACR2B gene encoding EF-hand calcium-binding domain-containing protein 4A isoform X1: MAGLGGAQEGDDPPGEAPHPPGAESGGDPGEMLEKARELFFLCDKEAKGFITKADLQRLQNELPLTREQLESVFESLDRGHAGFLTPREFSMGLGAFVGAEMPGSAPHSGPQEETFESGWLPGSGAPEEEEAAAEEDGFGATMEQLGAAPVLAEQREVRALWLRLRRERPELLGSFEDVLLHVSSCLGEAERAREAVEQALCRRESDHEKEVRCLYEEMEQQICAERERLQNQDSSRQDRLSHILQELQNRDQELDRASRGQRELEQQLQQRTSERLEMQVQNAQLWLANEELRTQLEQSRAQLEQSRAQLEAAQEQLLQLQVEAQAEKEQKHRDVVIVSRNMQKEKHSLLRQLELLRDLNRRLRDERDAFDARKLVSGRRRKAPTPPARLPLGTCCGGCGCSQRALTTGP, encoded by the exons ATGGCCGGCCTGGGGGGGGCCCAAGAAGGAGACGACCCCCCTGGGGAGGCCCCCCACCCCCCGGGCGCGGAATCCGGGGGAGACCCCGGGGAAATGCTGGAGAAGGCCCGGGAGCTTTTCTTCCTCTGCGACAAGGAAGCCAAGGGCTTCATCACCAAGGCGGACCTGCAG AGGCTCCAGAACGAGCTTCCCCTGACCCGGGAGCAGCTGGAGTCCGTGTTTGAGAGCCTGGACCGCGGGCACGCGGGCTTCCTGACCCCCCGAGAATTCAGCATGGGCTTGG GAGCGTTTGTGGGAGCGGAGATGCCGGGGAGCGCCCCCCACTCGGGGCCCCAGGAGGAGACCTTTGAGTCGGGCTGGCTCCCGGGGTCCGGGGCcccagaggaggaggaggccgCTGCCGAGGAGGACGGCTTTGGGGCCACCATGGAACAGCTGGGGGCCGCCCCCGTCCTGGCCGA GCAACGCGAGGTGCGAGCCCTGTGGCTGAGGCTCCGGAGAGAGCGTCCCGAGCTGCTGGGGAGCTTCGAGGACGTGCTGCTGCACGTGTCCTCCTGCCTGGGGGAGGCCGAGCGGGCGAGGGAGGCGGTGGAGCAGGCCCTGTGCAG GCGAGAGAGCGACCACGAGAAGGAAGTGCGGTGTTTGTATGAAGAAATGGAGCAGCAGATCTGCGCCGAACGGGAGCGGCTGCAAAACCAG GACTCCTCCCGTCAGGACCGGCTCAGTCACATCCTGCAGGAACTGCAGAATCGAGACCAGGAGCTAGATCGGGCCAGCCGAGGCCAGAGAGAG CTAgagcagcagctgcagcagcgGACCTCGGAGCGGCTGGAGATGCAGGTGCAGAACGCCCAGCTCTGGCTGGCCAATGAGGAGCTCCGGACCCAGCTGGAGCAGAGCCGGGCCCAACTGGAGCAGAGTCGGGCCCAGCTGGAGGCGGCTCAGGAGCAGCTGCTGCAGCTGCAAGTGGAAGCCCAGGCTGAGAAGGAGCAGAAGCACAG GGATGTGGTCATTGTGTCTAGGAACATGCAGAAGGAGAAACACAGCCTCCTCCGGCAACTGGAGCTCCTGAG GGACCTGAACAGGAGGCTGCGGGATGAGAGAGATGCCTTTGACGCCAGGAAGCTGGTTAGTGGGCGGAGGAGGAAGGCTCCAACTCCTCCTGCCCGGCTCCCCCTGGGCACCTGCTGCGGCGGCTGTGGGTGCTCCCAAAGGGCCCTCACCACCGGGCCCTGA
- the LOC127541736 gene encoding collagen alpha-1(I) chain-like produces the protein MRSKSQRAGWEEAEQPGADGWRPLWRVLRNLESGTRRPAWSRACTPLAERVGTARSPSLKATEEPGAALSGPLMGQAGQLKSQPKAPREEGGTSQGSGARHCQPRLTQSRPVTRDPAATRGVPERPMAGREGGRNGAGVARSRCQLAQAGLPRGVVTGLGARGFGRPSEKRPAPGAPPVPRPFLPPNPGRRAGELPRLEWNEAACAEGLSPARPLRVQPPSLCPSPDCRPSGSCCLPPLAPHPWAPAPPLGLKLRGGGRKSGTAGAPAQRRQRSGVVGRGRKAPGRVGLPRAEVPPVPATLERSPSSLGSYLGAARTCGGLPGARARRGGRGREGPAGDREAEGASEKRGPGRGEGRPSGSAAQARPPVLPTGLGGGSLGAVSPNPRPPSRDPACPVVVGCPRLRGCHGQVLGSPKAPEQEELGGPSHGPGAQEVCPDVRPAPRAPPPAPPPPPQLQPHLQAGSPGVSSRPMLRTGAICMGRAGGGFHLEPTRASVVKFGPLPRRPPPLGTGGGRDWPDRALLCPNLVGSHLGGPPGHLPLAGPLLPPPPPGPLLGSSFPSATLDRTLDLSPGPALGPAPPGGQEFFVGRSGQKRPGLLLASPGARNWSPPPTAWSFQGNVPGTRAWGRCPPSPRPPPQPGCISSIGVGLRSLRCPRAGPLEASPPQTRSNGRKGHEEEGAQACRWDLDLPAAEPPAMQTAQFPASAYSEGLEPPKRAGAGRQRRGNKARGAPSSPPPSLLQPAAPTLQGVPPG, from the exons ATGAGAAGCAAAAGCCAGAGAGCAGGCTGGGAGGAAGCCGAGCAGCCCGGCGCAGATGGTTGGAGGCCTCTGTGGCGG GTACTCCGGAATCTGGAGAGTGGGACTAGGAGGCCGGCTTGGAGCAGAGCCTGCACTCCATTGGCTGAGAGGGTCGGGACTGCCCGGAGCCCCTCCCTCAAGGCCACAGAGGAGCCAGGTGCTGCACTCTCAGGCCCACTGATGGGGCAAGCTGGCCAG CTCAAATCTCAGCCCAAAGCCCCACGGGAGGAGGGGGGGACATCTCAGGGCTCCGGAGCCCGGCACTGCCAGCCGCGGTTGACCCAGAGCAGGCCCGTGACCCGGGATCCAGCTGCAACCCGAGGGGTCCCCGAGCGCCCA ATGGCGggcagggaggggggaagaaatgGGGCTGGAGTGGCCAGGAGTCGCTGCCAGCTGGCCCAGGCAGGTTTGCCAAGGGGGGTTGTGACAGGCCTGGGGGCCCGGGGCTTCGGGCGACCTAGCGAAAAACGCCCGGCCCCAGGGGCCCCGCCCGTTCCCCGCCCGTTCCTCCCCCCAAACCCCGGCCGCCGGGCTGGGGAGCTGCCCCGCTTGGAGTGGAACGAGGCTGCCTGTGCTGAGGGACTCAGTCCAGCCCGCCCGTTGCGGGTCCAGCCTCCCTCGCTGTGCCCTTCCCCGGACTGCCGCCCCTCCGGATCCTGCTGCCTCCCGCCTCTGGCCCCCCACCCTTGGGCCCCGGCTCCCCCTTTGGGGCTGAAGCTCCGGGGAGGCGGGAGGAAGTCGGGGACAGCGGGAGCCCCGGCCCAGAGGCGGCAGAGGTCGGGCGTGGTGGGACGGGGGAGGAAGGCGCCGGGACGGGTGGGGCTCCCAAGGGCCGAGGTGCCCCCCGTCCCTGCCACCCTGGAGCGGAGCCCCAGCTCCCTCGGCTCTTACCTGGGAGCCGCCCGCACCTGCGGCGGGCTGCCCGGGGCCCGGGCCCGGAGGGGAGGACGGGGAAGGGAGG GCCCGGCTGGGGACCGAGAAGCAGAGGGGGCGAGTGAGAAACGAGGGCCGGGCCGCGGGGAGGGGCGACCTTCTGGGTCCGCGGCTCAGGCCCGACCACCGGTGCTCCCGACCGGATTGGGGGGCGGCTCCCTGGGGGCTGTCTCCCCGAATCCCCGCCCCCCCAGCAGGGATCCCGCTTGCCCGGTAGTTGTGGGTTGTCCAAGACTTCGTGGCTGCCACGGCCAG GTCCTGGGCTCCCCCAAGGCTCCAGAGCAGGAGGAGCTGGGCGGGCCAAGCCACGGGCCGGGGGCTCAGGAAGTCTGCCCTGACGTGCGGCCCGCGCCCAGAGCCCCCCcccctgccccccctcccccgccccagcttcagccccacctgcaGGCCGGGAGCCCGGGAGTGTCCTCCAGGCCGATGCTCCGCACGGGGGCGATCTGCATGGGGAGGGCTGGGGGAGGGTTCCACCTGGAACCAACCAGGGCCAGCGTGGTCAAGTTTGGCCCCTTGCCCCGGAGGCCCCCGCCTCTAGGGACAGGAGGAGGCCGGGACTGGCCCGACAG GGCCCTTCTGTGTCCCAACCTCGTGGGCTCCCACCTCGGGGGGCCGCCCGGCCACCTCCCCCTGGCGGGCCCATtgctcccccctcctcctcccggCCCCCTTCTTGGCTCTTCCTTCCCCTCAGCCACTCTGGACCGTACCCTGGACCTCAGCCCGGGACCCGCCTTGGGTCCTGCACCTCCCGGAGGCCAGGAGTTCTTTGTCGGCCGCTCGGGCCAGAAACGCCCAGGGCTCCTGCTGGCCAGCCCAGGGGCTAGGAACTGGTCCCCCCCACCCACAGCTTGGAGCTTCCAGGGCAATGTGCCCGGCACCCGGGCCTGGGGGCgctgccctccctccccccggcCCCCCCCCCAGCCGGGCTGCATTTCCTCGATTGGAGTTGGACTTCGCAGCCTGCGCTGCCCGAGGGCAGGACCCCTGGAAGCCAGCCCTCCCCAGACTAGGAGCAATGGGAGGAAGGGGCATGAGGAGGAGGGGGCACAGGCCTGCAGGTGGGATCTAGATCTACCAGCTGCAGAGCCTCCAGCTATGCAGACAGCGCAATTCCCAG CTTCGGCTTACTCGGAGGGTCTCGAGCCCCCAAAGCGGGCTGGGGCCGGGAGGCAAAGGCGGGGAAATAAGGCACGGGGGGccccatcctcccctcccccatcgcTGCTCCAGCCAGCAGCCCCCACTTTGCAGGGAGTGCCCCCAGGGTGA